The Clostridioides difficile genome has a segment encoding these proteins:
- a CDS encoding MFS transporter, whose product MENKNTHFTWKKKIITFLVSQYISLFGSSLVQMAMIWYITLQTSSGIWVTILTVCSFIPQMLISFFAGVWADYYNRKILIIVSDAIIAASTLVLLLLMISGIRGESELIAIAVVSIIRSLGSGVQTPAVSAMIPQLVPEEHLMRFNGINGSLQSIVQFIVPAVAAAILGLSNKISQVLLIDIITAIIAIVLLCFIKVPKHNIVKQTEKVSFLTDMISGIKYSFSDKFIRKIVLTYGAFIFLCVPSGFLIGLLIERTFGNGYVYLSIIEMIGFAGMVLGGLVIGIFGGFKNRNKTFFLSMFSYAVFSIILGSVTQAWQFFIFMFFTSFSIPIIQAATMTMLQEHVVPEMQGRVLGLSIIIYTGFIPLGMVIFGPLADIVSINSLIIVSGIIIAFFALSIPYSRQFYKQGIFKSKEIK is encoded by the coding sequence ATGGAAAACAAAAATACTCATTTTACATGGAAGAAAAAAATCATTACCTTTTTAGTGAGCCAATATATTTCCCTATTTGGTTCATCACTTGTACAGATGGCAATGATATGGTATATCACACTTCAAACATCATCGGGCATATGGGTAACAATTTTAACTGTATGCTCCTTCATACCACAAATGCTAATATCTTTTTTTGCGGGCGTATGGGCAGATTACTATAATCGAAAAATACTCATCATTGTATCTGATGCCATAATCGCTGCTTCTACACTGGTACTTCTTCTTCTTATGATATCAGGAATTAGAGGAGAAAGTGAATTAATTGCAATTGCAGTCGTATCCATTATTCGTTCTCTAGGAAGTGGTGTACAGACACCTGCCGTAAGTGCAATGATTCCTCAGCTTGTACCAGAAGAACACTTAATGCGTTTTAATGGTATAAATGGTAGTCTTCAATCTATAGTACAATTTATAGTTCCTGCTGTAGCCGCAGCAATCCTTGGTTTGAGTAATAAGATATCGCAAGTACTTTTAATTGATATTATTACTGCAATTATTGCTATTGTATTACTCTGCTTTATCAAAGTTCCTAAACATAATATAGTAAAACAAACTGAAAAAGTATCATTTTTAACTGATATGATATCTGGGATAAAATACTCTTTTTCGGATAAATTTATTAGAAAAATAGTTCTTACTTATGGAGCTTTTATTTTTCTTTGTGTTCCATCAGGCTTTCTTATCGGATTATTGATTGAGCGTACATTTGGTAATGGCTATGTATATCTATCTATTATTGAAATGATTGGCTTTGCAGGTATGGTTTTAGGTGGATTAGTTATAGGAATATTTGGTGGATTTAAAAATCGAAATAAGACATTTTTCTTGTCAATGTTTTCTTACGCTGTCTTTTCTATTATTTTGGGTTCTGTTACACAAGCTTGGCAATTTTTTATATTCATGTTTTTTACAAGTTTTTCAATTCCAATTATTCAAGCAGCAACTATGACCATGTTGCAAGAACATGTAGTACCAGAAATGCAAGGTCGTGTATTGGGATTATCTATTATTATATATACTGGTTTTATACCTCTTGGAATGGTAATCTTTGGGCCGCTTGCTGATATAGTATCTATTAACAGCTTGATTATTGTTTCAGGCATAATAATTGCATTTTTTGCTTTATCTATTCCTTACTCAAGACAGTTTTACAAGCAAGGTATCTTTAAATCAAAAGAAATTAAGTAA